GGGGTTGTAGAAGtacttcgaagagcttcTAATTGACTAATATCGTTGTCCGCATCGAACACCTGATCATAAACATGCTTCGCATAAGTTGGCGGAGCCTCCGTATCCTCTTCTGGAAAGTAGTTCACAGACAAGCTACCATCATCTGATCTCTGCAAATTGTTGAGCGATGTTGAGCTTGCCAACGTAGTATTGAgaatttgtttttcaaataaGGGCACACCTTCGCCAGAGCGGAAATGGACTTTGCCTGTATTGTCCAGCAATACAAGCCGCCCCTCCACAGGCACATGTGGTGAAATGTACAAAAAGACAGGTATATTCGCTTTGATCTCTGtctttttgtcttcttctcccactcttttcttcaaagttatTTTAATGCTTAACTTATGGCGGACGCGTATTGCGTCTCCACCGATATCACAATCTTGAGTAACTTGCTTCAGATTGGCGGGAAGGTGCACAGAGGAATTCAGAACCACTTTATCAACTATCGTATTGTCAACTGAACCATCACACCCGCCGAGgtctttgaagtctttcATCACTTTGTGAAAGACAATGTTTTCATCGTCATACATCTGTTCGTTTTGATCCTTGAACGCGTAGTATTGGATTAAGCTGACTTCAATCTTGTACAGCTTGTACCCCTTTTGGAATGGATACAGGCTAACTGTTACTGGGGTAACGCCTCCAACAGGAATGGCACGGCTTGGTATTGATATTTCATACTGTAATCTGTCGGGCCAGCTTTTGCCCACCGACATCTCTTCGCCAACTGCGAGATTGTTTGGGGAAAGAGTACGAAAAATCCGCACGTATTTGTGCTTAGTGAacgcatttttgaagcccCCACGGTCCATTTGCGATTCGAATTTGTACAAGACAGATCCAGCTTGAAGACCCTCAATTGTTTCGGCAATATTTGGGGGCAATGACACTTTGAAGGGGAGCTCATAGtttcctttttgaattacAAACGTATGCCCAGGCCCCGTGCTTATTCCATCAAAAAGGCTAGTGAAGCTTTTGTCAGAGCTCTTGTCAAGCCCAATAGCAGagttgctctttttgggcttcCAAAGATTATTGATGGTGGGTGTGGAAAGCGACTGAATCAAATGTGGGCGAGGGGTAGCACCACTTGGAAGCTCCGGCTGGCTTTCGCAATGGCTCGGGTCTCCAACCGTTATACGCCCGATTGGAGAAACCAGTAAATTGTCCCAAACGCACTCAAAGATCGTGCGGCGCTCCTTAACAATACTGGCAACACTGGAATTTTTGTGGTGCCCCACCTGTAAAAACTCAAGCTTGAACGTCCCGGCAAGTTTTAGTGCAATTTTCTTCACACTGATTGTCTCTGGAACAGAAAATACTATATGACCGGATATGGGTATGGGCGACGCTTCAAGCGGTGTCCCTTGAATCAGTACAATATTTTTGTAAGATGACTTCAACCTGACATCAAAGTATATTGGTTGTGTCGAGGAAGACGAAAGCTTCCCTAGCGAAAACATTGACATTGACCTGGGCAGGGGCTCGATATACTCCTTGTGTGCCTCCGGTTTCAAGTGATTCCTTCGAGCCAATCAACCATATCGTGTTCCGACATTCAAAATCAGAGTGAAGGCGTTGAAAATGACGAGCAAATCATTTACAGTTGAACAACTAGCAAGCTTGTACGTGTTATTGCCCTGCCCACAGGCCCATGCCCTGTCTAGCTTATGACCTGCCGAAAGAGTTGTGGCTGAAGGTTTTCGAGCACCTCGGTTACGAGGACCTTTTTCAGTTTAGGTTGTGCTGCAGGCAGTTCAACAAGATTGTAACTATAGATTGGATATGGAACGACAGATGCAAGAAAAGGTGGTTAAAGAGCGATCAAGGTGATCCCTTAGCATTACGAATAAATGGGGATAAAATCGTCAACCGTGGGAAGGACTGGTTTTACTACTTCCGTTCTAGAAACCGCATTGACCAACACACTTTGAGAGTATTGCGTGCAATCAGAGAATGTAGGGACGAGGATAACTACTCGCATAACATTGAatctttgataaaatttGGAGCATTAGCGGTTCCAAATCTCAAAAAATTAGAGCTGGATAGCTACAACGACATTAGACCATATGAAGTCACATACCTCGCACGCCAGGTGCTTTTGACAATGCGCCATAAAAACCTCTTTGACTTTATTGACTCTGCAAGTAGCACTGATACAAACGAGTGGGTTCACTATTCAGAAGAAACCGTGTTTTTGCCTTTGGCGGCTATGGACCTAGCCTTTAACCGGCTCTTGCCTCATCGCATCAAGATCATGGAACATGTTCATTTCCAGGTCAAGCGTTACTACAACGACCTTTCAGAATTTATGAACTTACCTCCGACTTTAAGGGTCGATAAGCTCATGAAGTACTTATTTGAAGCTCTAGACAGTGCTCGGCTACTTCATGTCCGCCAGCGCGCCAGGTACTATCTCGATGATTTCATGTTACTCCGGGTCTATGCGGGGGAATCCAAAGGCCACCCTCTTGTTCTCCTTTCAATAATTCAAGCAGTATCCGAGCTCTATAACGTTGAGACTGTGATGTGTGAAGAGTTTCTTATTGTGAGAGATCCTAAGATTCGTGACGGTGAAACTTACATCACAATTTCGCAAGCAGGTACGCCTCGAATctttacaagaaaaaacttgatagCTTCAATGTGTCGCATTTTCCCTAGCAGACAGGTCGTACTAAGTACCGTTATCCCCAAGTTGTTGCAACCGCTGAAAACAAGGGACCTTCTGCTAAAAATCTTTGACGAATGGTCACCTTATTGTAAAAAAAGCTACTGGAATGCAGTTACTGACAAAAGCATCAATTCTCTCATGCAGTACATGCCATTTAGCAAATTTCCTGTACGCGTTTCAGATTACGACTATTTTCAAGCGTATTGGAAGGTCAAAACATCTGAACAAAGAGCGTTTCGAAATTGGGGCCAGAATCATTTCTTAAAATCTGTTGATTCACAGTACCCTCACGACAAACTTATTGTCGGAACGAGGCTCGGATGCGCCGATGAAGACGCATGCTCAGAAGGCCTTTCTCACTGCCAGGATTTGATTAACAAAAAACACATCATCGGCGCTAACTCTGCTAACCTTGCCGGCAAAATAGTTGCTGATACGAGGTTGCATACGAATTATGTCGTGTTAACAGACAGCGTTGCCAACAATGGGTCGGAATACCTAACTCTGATGGACCCTCTTGGAGAAATTAATGTGCTTCTGAAAAGCGACGTTCAATTTTTAGAGCCAGACAGCGTCAGATCTCTTGACATCAAGAGTATCATCAACCTTTTATCTCTCTCTGATCTGGGGCTATTTTTTACCAAGTTTGATCAAGTTCAGGGACTCTTTATTCCATCTGATATATTCGTAAACTATCTCAAGAGCAAGGATGCATCGAAAGGGACCGACCCAAGTGCTCAAAGGTTATAACGCTCAGACAAAATCGCTTGGCGGTTCAATTAATTCCTGCGTTTTCAATGTAATATGTAAGCAATGAATCATAATCAACGAACATACTTCTCCCCTCAGTGAGTTATAATGCTCTTTCTGAACTTTACACGACTTACACCATACCATCACTATACGGATGACAGTAATAGGAAGGGTTGTACAATTCAGAATGTTTCGTGTTGCTGCGAGGGTTAAGACAAATGCGCTATTAAGCCCTTTAAACAAGCGTTTTGCAAGCTCAAAAGTTATAGGTATTGACTTAGGGACCACGAACAGCGCAGTCGCCTATATTAGGGATCCTCTAGATCTGAACTCCGTAACAATAATAGAAAATGACGAGGGGAAGCGAACCACCCCTTCAGTTGTAGCGTACGATGCTAAAAGCGAAAAGATTCTTGTAGGTGACGCAGCTAAAAGACAGGCACTAATCAACGCTGGTAATACTTTTTATGCTACCAAAAGACTCATAGGAAGACCATTCCAAGACAAAGAAATTCAGAAAGACATTGAGCATTTACCTTATAAAGTCGTGGAGAATCCAACGAATCACCAAGCATACCTGTCGACAGCCACGGGGGAGGTTAAGTCTCCCAGTGAAATTGGATCAGCGATCCTAAActacttgaaaaagaacgCCGAGAACTATCTAAACGAAGAGATCAACAAAGCTGTAATCACAGTGCCCGCTTACTTCAACGACTCTCAAAGACAAGCAACGAAAGATGCAGGCTCAATGGCGGGCTTGAAAGTCCTTAGAGTCGTAAACGAGCccactgctgctgctttgagttttggcTTGGACACTAAAGAGTATTCCGGAATAATAGCTGTCTACGATCTTGGGGGAGGCACATTTGATATATCAATTCTGGACATCGAGGGTGGTGTTTTCGAAGTTCGTGCCACTAATGGTGACACTCACCTCGGCGGCGAAGATTTCGACAACATCTTGGTTCGCCACGTCGTGGATAAGTTTGTGGAGGCAAACCCCGAACTGGAAAAAGACGACCTTCTCCACAACCGCGAATTCATGCAAAGGATACGGATAGCTAGcgagaaggccaagatTGATCTTTCTCatgtcaaagaaaccaGCATAGACATACCTTTCGTTTACCAGAGCAAGCACGTCAAACTAGTTGTGAAGGAGCATGAATTAGATGATATGACAATGTCGCTCATAAACAAAACCATCCCACCTGTCAAAAGAGCATTAAAGGATGCTGAAATTGAGCCAGAGGAGGTTGACGAAGTTATTCTGGTGGGCGGGATGACCCGCATGCCAAAAATCAGATCCGTAGTAACTGAAACATTTGGCAAAAAACCTAACACTAGCGTAAACCCCGATGAAACTGTTGCATTGGGCGCAGCTATTCAGGGAGGGGTACTATCAGGCGAAATAAAAAatgtccttcttcttgacGTCACGCCTCTAACATTGGGCATCGAAACGTATGGAGGGGCATTTTCACCCTTAATTCCGCGTAATACCACTGTCCCAGTCAAAAAGACCGAAGTGTTTAGCACGGGCGTCGATGGCCAAAACGGCGTCGACATTAGAGTATTCCAAGGTGAGAGAGGGCTTGTGAAAGACAACAAGCTGATTGGCGACTTTAAGTTGGCTGGTATACCGCCCATGCCAAAAGGTGTTCCGCAGATTGAAGTGACTTTTGATATTGATGCTGACGGAATCATCAACGTATCTGCCTCGGAAACCAGCACGGGAAAGAATAGCTCGATAACGGTCATAGCTAATTCTGGGTTGACTGAGGAGGAGATTGCTAAGATGGTGCAAGAGGCCAACGCAAACAAAGAAATGGACAATATTCTAAGGCAGAGAGTCGAGTTAATCACCAAGGCTGACATAATGATTTCTGATACCGAAAACAcctttgaaagattcaaGGAAACTATAAATAAGAGCGCATTGTTCCCTGAAGTTTCTGCGCAGCTTAAAGACGTACGAGATCTGATAACAAAATTCAAGTCAAATGAATCAGATTTGAGCACTGACGTGAATGATGTTAAGCGTGCAACAGACGACGTACAAAAGATGGCTCTAAAACTGTTCCAAGACGCTTCGAAAAAGAACGCCAGCGGAAACTAAAGTTCGGACTATGCTTTGATTACCAAATTCGCCGCTATTCCATGTATATAATAGACCCCGGTGCGGAACACCTATCTTACCACTATAGCCTCATTTATAGGGACTTGTTCATGAACCTTCTGCGGGTAAAGGCAAGCCAGAACTTAGAGGGCTTTTCTTGGGAGTCTCTATAAAGTCTTTCCAGGAGCCTTGAGGCTAGTTCCTGGCGGAACTGCTGAATATATGTCTTCAAAAGGTCCATTTCGCTGTGGCTCTGCACAGGTACTGAGTACACGTTGTTTAGTGGGAAACCTGGAGTCCCCGGAATCGAGAAATCGTTGAGAGCAACATTAGTTAGCAGTTTCAGAGCCTCGTTGTAGGAAGTGTTGGGTCTCAGTTGTGAAAGACACTCGTTGACAAATAGGATGCCGTATATCAAGGCGCGATCAGCGGGCGACTTtatttcgaagtttttAAAGAAAGAGTTGGCGCGGAATAGGTCTAGGCATTCGTCAATGATATCGTAATCTGAGTTGGCTTGGTATGCGGGGCCGCGAAAGTTGGTCCGCAGCGGTAAAAGCACCACGTTACCCACCATACGGTCGGCTTGTGGGTCGACGGGAAACGTTGAGTGGTACGCCTAGAACAATTTTCCTGTTAGTAAAATTcaaaagacttcaaaacatggTGTTACATTTAAGACTTACAGGCATCAATGGAGGTGCTGGTcgtctttcaagcttgacaCGGTTTATGGAGTTGGGCGGGCCCCTTTAGTTCTCATTTTGATATatctaaaaaaaaatgtgTGCACTCGTACTACGCGATGTAAGCTGAGATTCGCTTTGCTGGTGAAAAATGGACTAATTTCCATCCAGCAGCTCCTGTAACAGATTAAAGGATCAAGGTACGCGGAATAAGTGAATCCTGATAGTAATAAGTGCTTCGAAAGCTTGGTGAAGGGCCGATTATAGATATCTGAGTTGGTGGGACCTAGAAAACAAGCGCCTTGAGAATCGGCAGGGAAGAAAGGCAGCTCCTTTATCACGAGCAGAAAAACGATCGCGCAGCGCACCATCAACAACAGCCGAGTGAGACAAGTATTTGCAACCGCGCTCGATAATGACAGAAGACTTGAAGGGCCTGGATGGTAGAAGACGTCTGTTCACAGAGATTTTCGGCGTGGACAGGCCCATTTCAAGATTGGAAGTGCAGGGGTCAAGCGATCACGTGCCGGACCGCATTGAACAAATCCAGTCACTGCATGATGCGATACTCACGGACATAGAAGAGGATGTGCTCCCGCCTGAGGCAGAGCACTACATCTTATCCCAAAATACTGAGGTGCGTAGTGTATCAGACACGCAGAGCTTGTCGAGTAACGAAGACCGCCTGTCGGCTGATAGCCCGCGCAAGATCATCCCAAATTCTTCGCCGAAGCGCAAGACTGGGCAGGGCAGTGCACGCCCTTTGCCTCCACCAATAAGCACGAGCTTCAGCTGTGCTGCCAACTCTACGCACGTACCATCGCCGCAGAGATCCCAAAGCGACCTTCCACGCTTGAAATCGTCGTTCAGTCAGCTTTCGATGAGCGGgcatctcaaaaagcagcagacAAACCTTAGCTCGACGCCAACcactttgaaaaagtcgccCTTGCAAGGGTTCGGCTTCTTTTCCAGACCAGGGTCAAAGGATAATTTTGATAACACACAACACCCTGCAAACAACGGACAGCAGGCTAATAGCATGAATTCTCGGTCACTTTCACTGAACTCATcgtctttgaagaatttcgcgtcttcttttcaacagaagGCGTCTAGTGGCAGAACAACTTCTCAGAAGCTCCCAggctcttcgagctcgATCTACGAAGGCAGTCACTACCAGGTTAACCCCCAAAACAATACGGGTTTAGGAATCAGAAGCAGAGAATCATCGGCCTCTTTGAATAGCTCACAAACAAACATAAATCCAAGAAAGCTTGGATCAACTCCCTCTTTGCATTATCATCGGAGAAGTAGCGCTTCTTTGCACTCTAAACCAATACTAAGCGCTACTTCGATGAAGCGACCACAAGTGTATCCTGCAATGCTATCCAGAGTTGCGACTAGGTTCAGAAAATCAGTTCAGGTTGGTGAATACAAGAAAGATGGGCTCATTTACCGAGACGCGTTTACCGGGCAACAGGCTGTCGACGTAATCTGCTCCATCATAAGAACTTCTGATCGAAATCTGGCGCTGCTTCTAGGAAGAGCTCTGGATGCCCAAAAGCTATTCCATGATGTGGTTTATGAACACAGACTGCGGGATTCTCCCAACGAGGTCTACGAATTTACTGGGAATTCCCGTATAATTGGAGCTGGTGCAACTGGAATGGTCCCGGCATCATCTCAAGACCCACTACTAATGGGATCCCATCACAACCTAATGTCAACCCATCCCTCGAAATCAACGTTAAACACATCAGCATCAACTAATTCAGTCACTAGTGAAGGGTTTGGAAAGCAAGTGGACCCCGCGAAAATGCATCAAGTCAACGGTGTTTTCACCTTGCTAGCAGAATGCTACGTTCCGACGTGCTCACGAAACAAGCTTTGTTACTCTATATCTTGCCCTCGTCGCCTTGAGCAGCAGGCAAGATTGAATCTGAAACCAAATGGCGGCTTGAAGCGTAACATATCTATGGCcgttgatgatgaagaggaggagaagCCATCATGGACAAGTTCTGTGCCCGAGGAAGTTTGGTCATCGCTGCCCAAAAAAGAGATCAAGCGCCAAGAGGCAATCTACGAAGTTTACATTACagagaagaactttgtGAAGTCTCTTGAAATCATTAGAGACACATTTATGAAATCCTTGGCGGAAACAAACATTATCGCTTCTGATATCCGAAAGAACTTCCTGAAGCATGTTTTTGCCCACGTTAACGATATTTATTCGGTGAATCGACGCTTCTTGGATGCTTTAAGCGATAGACAAAAATCTTCACCGATCGTGGATGGGATCGGTGACATTTTTTTGAGGTTCATACCATTTTTTGAGCCCTTTGTGATGTATGTTGCCTCTCGCCCGTACGCAAAGTACCTTATAGAAACTCAGAGATCTGTGAACCCTTACTTTGCAAGATTTGATGAGGATCTCATGAATTCCTCTTTGAGACACGGTATAGATTCGTTTCTATCCCAGGGTGTCTCTAGACCTGGCCGGTATATCCTTCTGGTCCGTGAAATCATCAAGTCCTCAGACTCAGAGAAGCACAAACGGGATTTAGAAAATATGAACAAGGCCCTTGAAGCCCTTCGCGAATTTATGACCCGAATTGACAGAGCCAGTGGAGCTTCTCAGGATCGGCACgacattgagcttttgaaacagaaaatccttttcaagaacgagTACGTGAACCTGGGGCTCAATGATGGCAAGCGCAAAATCAAGCATGAGGGCGTCTTGTCACGGAAAGAGCTCACAAAATCCGATAACTCTTTTGGTGGTGATATCCAGTTTTACCTACTGGACAACATGCTTCTGTTTTTAAAGGCAAAAGCAGTCAATAAATGGCAGCAGCACAAGGTTTTTCAACGGCCTATTCCGCTCCCGCTTCTCTTCGCTTGTGCAGCAGAAGACATGCCACCAATAAGAAAGTATATTAACTCGTCACCAGAATGCTCTAGTGGAATCATTTCAACCGAACACCACTACAGTAATCCAAAAAACGCCATAACGTTTTCTTACTTTGGTGCTAAACACAGGTATCAAGTGACGCTGTACGCAGCGCAGTATGCGGCTTTGCAAACCTTGCTggaaaagatcaagcagGAGCAAGCTGCATTGTTGGCGGCAAATGACATATTCAACATGACAAAGATCAACAGCAGGTTTTTCGACTTCAATAATAAAATTAATAGCGTTGCCTCATGCGACGGAGGCCGGAAGTTACTCATTGCTACAAATCAGGGATTGTATGTCAGTGACACCAAACATGAAGCTGCCTCCGAGGGGCGTAAGCCTACCACATACTTTGCGGCACCTGTGAAGATCCTGCATAAGACAAACATTACACAGGTAGCCGTATTGGAGGAGTTCCAGTCTGTTCTATTGCTAGTGgacaaaaagctttacAGCTGCCCTGTGGCTCTCTTTAAAGAGCCAAAAGATGGCACGCAgtacttcaagaagcatgCCAAGGAGTTGGTGAACCAtgtcaacttcttctcggaAGGCGACTGCGATGGCAAACGGCTCGTGGTGACGGCACACAGCTCATCTCACTCGATCAAGTATTTCGAGCACGACCACCCAATGCTGATGGagggcaagaagaacatgaagagaaagatTACGGAGATCGTCTTCGAGTCGGAGCCTGTGTCCATCTCGTTTCTCAGAACTAACTTATGCATTGGATGCAAAAAGGGATTCCAGATCGTGTCTGTGTCGCAAAACGTGCACGAGCCGCTGCTGGACCCCGCGGACACATCGCTGGAGTTTGCGCTGAAGGACGTCCTAAGGCCGCTCTCGATCTACAGAGTCGGGGCATCCATGTTCCTACTGTGCTACTCCGAGTTTGCATTTTTCGTGAACAGCCAAGGCTGGCGCAAGAAAGAGTCGTATGTGATCCACTGGGAAGGCGAGCCTCAAAAGTTTACCATCTGGTACCCCTACATATTGGCATTCGACCCCAGCTTCATTGAGATCCGCAAGATCGACACGGGAGAGCTGGTGCGCTGCGTACTGGGAGAGAAGATCCGGCTCCTGCAGGCCTCGTCGCAGCAGATCCTGTACGCGTACGAAGACGAGTACGGCTACGACACTGTGATGTCGCTCGACTTCTGGGGCAAGTGATGGGGAAGGGCGGGACGGATTTAGGTTGGCGACGGATGGCGATGGAACGATGCGCACGTGACGTCCCGTCGGGATCGTGAATTTCGCCTTcacaaaaattttttatgAATGACACTGAAAAAAATTATCAACAAAGTCttcgaactttttggtTTTCGACTTTCGAAACCTTCTACCGTGCATTTGATATTTAGTTGTAGTACTTCTAGAGCTCGCctaataaaaaaaaaaagaccaGTTCTGGCTTGGACAAGTTACTACGATGGAACAGGTTCAAACGCAAGCACAGTCGTTTGCTGCGGAGCTTCTGCAGAAAGTGGAGTCCGTGCCATGGATCAGCGTGCACACGCCGTCCATTGAGCATCCGTTCGGGCTCGAGTTGTGGCCAATCTTCAGCAAGGTGTTCGAGAAGTACGCCGGGTACCCTGCGGAGGACTTCCAGTTCATCCACAACAAGACGTTCATGGCGAACGGGTACCAGGCGGTCGGGGTGATCATCGTGTACTACATTGTGATCTTCGGCGGCCAGGCGCTGTTGCGCGCGGCGAATGCGCCGCCTTTGAAGCTCGGGTTCTTGTTCCAGCTGCACAACCTGGTGTTGACGTCCGTGtcgctggtgctgctgctgctgatggTGGAGCAGCTGGTGCCCATGGTGTGGAGCCAGGGCCTGCTGTGGTCGATCTGCCACAAGAACGCGTTCGCGCCCAAGCTGGTCACGCTGTACTACCTGAACTACCTGACCAAGTACCTGGAGCTGATCGACACCGTGTTTTTGATCctgaagagaaagaagctgctgtttCTGCACACGTACCACCACGGCGCGACCGCGCTGCTGTGCTACACGCAGCTGACCGGTAGGACCTCTGTGGAGTGGGTGCCCATCACGCTGAACCTGGGCGTCCACGTGATCATGTACTGGTACTACTTCCTGAGCGCGCGCGGCATCCGCGTGTGGTGGAAGGAGTGGGTCACGCGCTTCCAGATCATCCAGTTCCTGATCGACCTGGTTTTCGTGTACTTCGCGACCTACACGTTCTACGCGTACAAGTACTTCAACGGCATCCTGCCTAACAAGGGCACGTGCTACGGCACCCAGGCCGCGGCCGCCTACGGGTACCTGATCCTGACCTCGTACCTGGTGCTGTTCATCTCGTTCTACATCCAGAGCTACCGCAAGGGCGCGTCGAAGAAGCGCGCAGCGACGAACGCGGCGGCCAAGATTGCCACGGAGGCCACCACGGCCGCGACGACGGGCAAGCAGTCGCACGCCACCAAGGCGACGTCGAGAAAGGCCTAAGCGggctgcgcgcgcgccgcgcgcgggcCGCGTACATAGCGACTTGCCGCGGCGGGCGCCTGGCACGCACTGTAAGTAGCGTCGAAGCATAGGATAAATACGACATAAACGCGAGCGCTGTGCAGAAAAGCCGCGTGCACGTGGGCCGCCACGGCGGCCCACGTGACCCGTACACTACGACGTGGATCGCCGGGCTCACGTGAGCCCGGTTCTCGGGTCTGCGTCTCCATCACGTGAGCACGGCCGCTCGCGATTTCCGCTCCTGCCGCCTGGCCCCTCGGCGCCCGCCTTCCGCATCGGGCAACCCTGCCCGACCCTCCCGCCGTGCACCCTTTGCGCCATATCCGCCGCACTACCGCCGCACTACCGCCGCGTTACTGCCGCGCAACCGTCGCGCTTCCGCCACTTCCGCGCTTCCGTCACATCTCGCGCCCCGCGGGCTCTGCTTCCACTCCCCGTTGCGCCGCTCGCCCGTTCCTCCGTGCTTCTCCGGCCCACCCGCCGTTCTGGCCCCGAACCCTGCGCCCCGTCCACCGCCTTACACACACGCTCGCCAAGCACGTCGCCCTTTCGTGGCCGACAATCCTTCCTACACGTGCTGTTTCGTCTCCAATCCCAGCccttaaaaaaaaaacaagtgCTTCATTGGCCGCAACAAAGCCTTGCAGCTCCGGAGTACACCCATCTTACTAATTAGTTAGTCAAGCGTCGGTCGATGCGAGACCGCCGAACATCTTCTTGCCCGACGCCCTTCCCGACGGCCTGCGGCCGCGTCTAAGGACGCAGGGCGCGGCGTCCGCGGAACACTCGCTTCTTCCAGGGCCGTAACCACAGGATCAAGTGGCTTGGTCCCTCGCATAATCGGCCCCAGACGCCCGCGCAGACGCACTAGTGGCACGGCTGCGCGGCCGCTAGAGCACGCTACAGGGCGCTTCAGGGCGCTGCAAAGCGCACACACGAAATGCACATACTCACACACACTCACACACGCGCTCACACTCGCACACTAAACAAACAGCGGCCCCCTCCTGTTTTCCTCGGAAAGCATAGCCCGTGCCGCAGCTGTGGTTCCGCAGATTCCGCAGCAGGGCGCCAAGGACGCCCAGGTCAACCACGGCTGTAGGCCCCGAACGAGCGTTCGTGCGCGCACGAATGCACGAACAGGGCTTACGAGGTATTTTTCCCGCCTAGCGGATCACTAAGCAGCCTCTCTGGCTCCCCGCCCGGTGCGTGCGCGCAGCGGTACGCATCGGGCACCTGTGGGTATAAAACTACGAGGCCTGTGGTAGCGGGTGGGATCGGCAGCGGCTAAGCTTACCGCATATAGACTTGGGAAGAAAGCGCAGAATGAATGTTTCACAGTCCGTGACTCTGCCTCCGATCTCGTCGTTCGACAGTCTGGTGCGGGCCGCCGAGCACGAACACTTTGTGCGGGCCCAGCAcgggcagcggcagcgcgAGAgcgcgctgggcgcgcCGGGCGTGGGCCTCAGCGTCGGCAGCGCGGCCCACACGCCCAGCGCGCCCAGCGTGGCCAGCGTCGGCAATGTCGGGAGTCTCGGCCCGGTGCTCGTGGGAGCCTGGAGCAGCGGGTCCGATACTAcggccgcggccgccaCGCACAACTATTTTATTGCATCCGGTTCCGGCGCTTACGGCCGCGCCGACAGCCGCGGGGAAGGGGGCGCAGGGACGCGCGTCGTTCCAGGCACGACGGCAACCGCGGGAACGCGGCGCGACGCTGGGCCTTCGTTCGCTGGGACGCTCACGCGACACGAATCCGGCGGGCGCGCGAGCGTTTCGGCTCCCGAGCCCAGGCCCGGCGTCGCGCCTGTGTCGCCTGACACGaacggcagcagcggcaCGGCGGCAGGTCCCGCGCCACGCGCGGCCAAGCCACGCCGCAAGAAGCAGTGTCCCGTGTGTCACAACTTCTACGCAAACCTATCGACGCACAAGTCGTCGCACATGCTGCCGGAGCACAAGCCGCACAAGTGCCCCGTATGCGCGCGCGGGTTCACGCGGAACAACGACCTGCTGCGGCACCGCAAGCGGCA
This is a stretch of genomic DNA from Lachancea thermotolerans CBS 6340 chromosome D complete sequence. It encodes these proteins:
- the ART5 gene encoding Art5p (similar to uniprot|P53244 Saccharomyces cerevisiae YGR068C Hypothetical ORF), whose protein sequence is MSMFSLGKLSSSSTQPIYFDVRLKSSYKNIVLIQGTPLEASPIPISGHIVFSVPETISVKKIALKLAGTFKLEFLQVGHHKNSSVASIVKERRTIFECVWDNLLVSPIGRITVGDPSHCESQPELPSGATPRPHLIQSLSTPTINNLWKPKKSNSAIGLDKSSDKSFTSLFDGISTGPGHTFVIQKGNYELPFKVSLPPNIAETIEGLQAGSVLYKFESQMDRGGFKNAFTKHKYVRIFRTLSPNNLAVGEEMSVGKSWPDRLQYEISIPSRAIPVGGVTPVTVSLYPFQKGYKLYKIEVSLIQYYAFKDQNEQMYDDENIVFHKVMKDFKDLGGCDGSVDNTIVDKVVLNSSVHLPANLKQVTQDCDIGGDAIRVRHKLSIKITLKKRVGEEDKKTEIKANIPVFLYISPHVPVEGRLVLLDNTGKVHFRSGEGVPLFEKQILNTTLASSTSLNNLQRSDDGSLSVNYFPEEDTEAPPTYAKHVYDQVFDADNDISQLEALRSTSTTPLAKCTLRAPLDSQIRSLSLENLNRVPSYEQVVDDVEDEPALPICELTPSYEVSNPLSQPCSTPNSAENSRPTSPEPANIASRKSQGTLHGGLAHFVRAQIPDRAKSPVHSRQAQDSSSHTAGSHLHNLLGHSKSGDKVPSSHKP
- the MDM30 gene encoding SCF ubiquitin ligase complex subunit MDM30 (weakly similar to uniprot|Q05930 Saccharomyces cerevisiae YLR368W MDM30 Protein involved in determination of mitochondrial structure), with protein sequence MPCLAYDLPKELWLKVFEHLGYEDLFQFRLCCRQFNKIVTIDWIWNDRCKKRWLKSDQGDPLALRINGDKIVNRGKDWFYYFRSRNRIDQHTLRVLRAIRECRDEDNYSHNIESLIKFGALAVPNLKKLELDSYNDIRPYEVTYLARQVLLTMRHKNLFDFIDSASSTDTNEWVHYSEETVFLPLAAMDLAFNRLLPHRIKIMEHVHFQVKRYYNDLSEFMNLPPTLRVDKLMKYLFEALDSARLLHVRQRARYYLDDFMLLRVYAGESKGHPLVLLSIIQAVSELYNVETVMCEEFLIVRDPKIRDGETYITISQAGTPRIFTRKNLIASMCRIFPSRQVVLSTVIPKLLQPLKTRDLLLKIFDEWSPYCKKSYWNAVTDKSINSLMQYMPFSKFPVRVSDYDYFQAYWKVKTSEQRAFRNWGQNHFLKSVDSQYPHDKLIVGTRLGCADEDACSEGLSHCQDLINKKHIIGANSANLAGKIVADTRLHTNYVVLTDSVANNGSEYLTLMDPLGEINVLLKSDVQFLEPDSVRSLDIKSIINLLSLSDLGLFFTKFDQVQGLFIPSDIFVNYLKSKDASKGTDPSAQRL